Proteins encoded in a region of the Thermocaproicibacter melissae genome:
- the proS gene encoding proline--tRNA ligase, which yields MAEQKKMVEAITPMEEDFAQWYTDIVKKAELMDYSSVRGCMVIEPYGWAIWENIQHYLDTRFKELGHVNVSMPIFIPESLLNKEKEHVEGFAPEVAWVTMGGEEKLPERICVRPTSETLFCDHYARVIHSWRDLPKLYNQWCSVVRWEKTTRPFLRSVEFHWQEGHTMHETAEEAIAETKQMLNVYADFCEQQLAIPVIKGQKTESEKFAGAEATYTIEAMMHDGKALQSGTSHYFGDGFAKAFNVTFQGRDNSLCHPFQTSWGMSTRIIGGIIMTHGDNDGLVLPPAVAPIQVIIVPVAQHKPGVLDKARELEARLKGRFRVKVDDSDQSPGWKFAQYEMKGVPLRLEIGPKDIANDQCVLVRRTDREKIFTPLAGLEDAVAEQLENVRKQMYDRALERRERMTYVAKNLDEMKEIADTKPGLVKAMWCGDAACEAKIKEVAGLTSRCIPFEQEHLSDVCVCCGKPADKMVYWGKAY from the coding sequence ATGGCTGAACAAAAAAAGATGGTAGAAGCAATCACTCCCATGGAGGAAGATTTCGCCCAGTGGTACACTGACATTGTAAAAAAAGCGGAACTCATGGATTACTCCAGCGTGCGCGGCTGCATGGTCATTGAACCGTACGGCTGGGCCATCTGGGAGAATATTCAGCATTACCTCGACACGCGTTTCAAGGAACTCGGCCACGTGAATGTCTCCATGCCGATCTTTATTCCCGAAAGCCTTCTCAACAAAGAGAAAGAGCATGTGGAAGGATTTGCTCCCGAGGTAGCATGGGTGACAATGGGCGGCGAGGAGAAGCTGCCGGAGCGTATTTGTGTGCGCCCGACCTCCGAAACTTTATTCTGCGACCATTACGCCCGCGTGATTCACTCTTGGCGCGACCTGCCGAAGCTCTACAACCAGTGGTGCTCCGTTGTCCGCTGGGAAAAGACAACGCGTCCGTTCCTGCGCTCGGTAGAGTTCCATTGGCAGGAAGGCCACACCATGCACGAAACGGCGGAGGAAGCAATCGCCGAAACCAAGCAGATGCTGAATGTTTACGCCGATTTCTGTGAACAACAGCTCGCCATTCCAGTCATCAAGGGACAGAAGACCGAAAGCGAGAAATTCGCCGGCGCGGAAGCAACGTATACCATCGAGGCTATGATGCACGACGGAAAAGCGTTGCAGTCCGGCACGAGCCATTACTTCGGCGACGGCTTTGCCAAAGCCTTCAATGTTACCTTCCAGGGCCGCGACAATTCGCTGTGCCATCCGTTCCAGACTTCTTGGGGCATGAGCACGCGCATCATCGGCGGCATCATCATGACGCACGGCGACAACGACGGCCTTGTCCTGCCGCCTGCCGTTGCGCCGATTCAGGTCATCATTGTTCCGGTCGCACAGCACAAGCCGGGTGTTCTCGACAAGGCTCGTGAGCTGGAGGCTCGCCTGAAAGGCCGCTTCCGTGTGAAGGTTGACGACTCCGACCAGTCACCGGGCTGGAAATTTGCCCAGTATGAGATGAAGGGCGTTCCGCTCCGTCTGGAAATCGGGCCGAAGGATATTGCAAACGACCAGTGCGTACTGGTTCGCCGCACGGACCGCGAGAAAATCTTCACGCCGCTTGCCGGACTGGAAGACGCCGTTGCGGAGCAGCTCGAAAATGTGCGCAAGCAGATGTATGACCGCGCACTGGAGCGCCGTGAGAGAATGACATACGTTGCGAAGAATCTCGACGAAATGAAAGAGATTGCAGACACGAAACCGGGCCTTGTGAAAGCTATGTGGTGCGGTGACGCCGCCTGCGAAGCGAAGATCAAGGAAGTTGCGGGCCTTACTTCCCGCTGCATCCCGTTTGAGCAGGAGCATCTTTCCGACGTCTGCGTTTGCTGCGGTAAACCGGCAGACAAAATGGTTTACTGGGGCAAAGCATATTAA